From Halomicrobium salinisoli, the proteins below share one genomic window:
- a CDS encoding carbohydrate ABC transporter permease produces MSAETERRESARSGPLVAATRWMENLSDTAYAYLLLVPVFFLLGTIAIYPLLRTFEMSLFEQTFTGLGQFVGLDNYVRLFTGNMERYLPGEPTFLPQSFSIGGLLQSALTVTIIFALISVFFETIIGLGQALILDQDFYGRRWMRAAIIIPWAVPIVIQGMIFYLMFHPSVGFLTPPLADLGLLAPTNTLNDTASATFVVIVADIWKTSAFMALLILAGLQSINRDLYNVAKVAGASKWQQFKYITFPLILPTVGVAVLFRAVGALRIYGLIDIVSSCTVVPSLSCMVVTSFFNGFNAAAATIAFTTAAIIGTIVMALIIWQGEDAI; encoded by the coding sequence ATGAGCGCCGAGACGGAGCGGCGGGAATCCGCGCGCTCTGGCCCCCTGGTCGCGGCGACCCGGTGGATGGAGAACCTCAGCGACACCGCGTACGCGTACCTGCTGTTGGTGCCGGTGTTCTTCCTCCTCGGGACCATCGCCATCTACCCGCTGTTGCGGACGTTCGAGATGTCCCTATTCGAGCAGACGTTCACCGGCCTCGGGCAGTTCGTCGGCCTGGACAACTACGTCAGGCTGTTCACCGGCAACATGGAGCGGTACCTGCCGGGCGAACCGACGTTCCTGCCGCAGAGCTTCAGCATCGGCGGGCTGCTGCAGAGCGCGCTGACCGTCACGATCATCTTCGCACTGATCAGCGTGTTCTTCGAGACGATCATCGGGCTCGGACAGGCGCTGATCCTCGATCAGGACTTCTACGGTCGCCGCTGGATGCGGGCCGCGATCATCATCCCGTGGGCCGTGCCCATCGTCATCCAGGGGATGATCTTCTACCTGATGTTCCACCCGAGCGTCGGGTTCCTCACCCCGCCGCTGGCGGATCTGGGGCTCCTGGCGCCGACGAACACGCTCAACGACACGGCCAGCGCGACGTTCGTCGTCATCGTGGCCGACATCTGGAAGACCTCGGCGTTCATGGCGCTGCTGATCCTCGCCGGGCTCCAGAGCATCAACCGCGACCTCTACAACGTCGCGAAGGTCGCCGGCGCGAGCAAGTGGCAGCAGTTCAAGTACATCACGTTCCCGCTGATCCTGCCGACGGTCGGCGTCGCGGTGCTGTTCCGGGCCGTCGGGGCGCTTCGCATCTACGGGCTCATCGACATCGTCTCGAGCTGTACCGTCGTGCCCTCGCTGTCCTGTATGGTCGTGACGTCCTTCTTCAACGGCTTCAACGCGGCCGCCGCGACGATCGCGTTCACGACCGCGGCGATCATCGGGACCATCGTGATGGCACTGATCATCTGGCAAGGAGAGGACGCGATCTGA
- a CDS encoding extracellular solute-binding protein codes for MSSNGTDDGRERGSVSRRRFVTAAGASGAAAGLAGCAEFIGGGDGDGGGQNGTTTGDAGGDGTTTIRWGIGPTAVETAGEEMKTALHEAGGLSDDIEIEWVPSSQDTGEVRTNYNRILDSGQGDPDILQMDNGWVNIFIQRGLIQNLSETLSDDTLSTIEEDYFTGFTDTARDPESGDLYGVPLFPDFPTMQYRKDLVEEAGYDPEGENWATEPMTWEEWSHIAADVYDNADVDYGFTTQWDIYEGTACCTFNEVMSSWGGAYFGGRENLFGPVGERPITVDEPNVVQSLNMMRKFVHDEDFGGEFENYAGGFTPTDILGWLEETSRSPFAQGNAVFHRNWPYSLALTGRNPEETEDPALGQDLGAMPIPYAVPESEAPQPGTGGTTSALGGWHLTFNPNSDNLDVIDQVVQAVMSPDFALELFRLQGWLPPRPELFNSDEAQEVEPVGRYLDTLQVAGENVMARPVTPVWSQESQAIAQQANRAVGQEVSSEQAMSSLASSLQDIEQG; via the coding sequence ATGTCTTCCAACGGCACAGACGACGGTAGAGAGCGTGGCAGTGTTTCGCGTCGCCGCTTCGTGACCGCTGCGGGCGCATCGGGCGCGGCCGCGGGACTGGCCGGCTGCGCCGAGTTCATCGGTGGCGGAGACGGCGACGGGGGCGGGCAGAACGGGACGACGACGGGCGACGCCGGCGGCGACGGCACGACCACGATCAGGTGGGGCATCGGTCCCACGGCCGTCGAGACGGCCGGCGAGGAGATGAAGACCGCACTCCACGAGGCCGGCGGACTCAGCGACGACATCGAGATCGAGTGGGTGCCCAGCTCGCAGGACACGGGCGAGGTCCGGACGAACTACAACCGGATACTCGATTCCGGACAGGGAGACCCGGACATCCTGCAGATGGACAACGGCTGGGTGAACATCTTCATCCAGCGGGGGCTGATCCAGAACCTCTCGGAGACCCTCTCCGACGACACCCTCTCGACCATCGAGGAGGACTACTTCACCGGGTTCACCGACACGGCGCGGGACCCCGAGTCCGGCGACCTCTACGGCGTCCCGCTGTTCCCGGACTTCCCGACGATGCAGTACCGCAAGGACCTCGTCGAGGAGGCCGGCTACGACCCCGAGGGCGAGAACTGGGCGACCGAGCCGATGACCTGGGAGGAGTGGTCGCACATCGCGGCCGACGTCTACGACAACGCGGACGTCGACTACGGCTTCACGACCCAGTGGGACATCTACGAGGGCACCGCCTGCTGTACGTTCAACGAGGTCATGTCCTCGTGGGGCGGCGCCTACTTCGGCGGCCGAGAGAACCTCTTCGGCCCCGTCGGCGAGCGACCGATCACGGTGGACGAGCCCAACGTGGTCCAGTCGCTCAACATGATGCGGAAGTTCGTCCACGACGAGGACTTCGGCGGGGAGTTCGAGAACTACGCCGGCGGCTTCACGCCGACGGACATCCTCGGCTGGCTCGAGGAGACCTCCCGGTCGCCGTTCGCGCAGGGCAACGCCGTCTTCCACCGCAACTGGCCGTACTCGCTGGCGCTGACCGGACGGAACCCGGAGGAGACCGAGGACCCCGCGCTCGGCCAGGACCTCGGTGCGATGCCCATCCCGTACGCCGTCCCCGAGAGCGAGGCGCCCCAGCCCGGCACCGGCGGGACGACCTCGGCGCTGGGCGGCTGGCACCTGACCTTCAACCCCAACAGCGACAACCTGGACGTGATCGATCAGGTCGTCCAGGCCGTCATGAGTCCGGACTTCGCGCTCGAACTGTTCCGGCTCCAGGGGTGGCTGCCGCCCCGGCCCGAGCTGTTCAACTCCGACGAGGCGCAGGAAGTCGAGCCCGTCGGCCGCTACCTCGACACGCTGCAGGTGGCCGGCGAGAACGTGATGGCCCGACCGGTCACGCCGGTCTGGAGCCAGGAGTCCCAGGCCATCGCCCAGCAGGCCAACCGCGCCGTCGGCCAGGAGGTGTCCTCCGAGCAGGCCATGTCGTCGCTCGCCTCCAGCCTGCAGGACATCGAGCAGGGCTGA
- the gfcR gene encoding transcriptional regulator GfcR, which translates to MKNIDDLIEGATELAERGLSKGEIADELNVSRETASWLVQQSGADQEPSVDAASGPHDIHVDWSAVGRDSTRLSYMGKAMADLLSKQGEDVDLTIGVEKAGAPLATTVARELETDLGTYAPSKHQWDDERDEGLDGSFSRNFAQIRGRDCYVVDDTITSGTTMTETIQAIREQGGTPVACVVMADKRGLGDIEGVPVYSLMQVIRVGSEEPSE; encoded by the coding sequence ATGAAAAACATCGACGACCTCATCGAGGGCGCCACGGAGCTGGCAGAGCGCGGCCTCTCGAAGGGCGAGATCGCCGACGAGCTGAACGTCTCCCGCGAGACGGCGAGCTGGCTCGTCCAGCAGAGCGGCGCCGATCAGGAGCCCTCCGTCGACGCCGCCAGCGGCCCCCACGACATCCACGTCGACTGGAGCGCCGTCGGCCGCGACAGCACTCGCCTCTCCTACATGGGCAAGGCGATGGCCGACCTCCTCTCGAAGCAGGGCGAGGACGTCGACCTCACCATCGGCGTCGAGAAGGCCGGCGCGCCGCTGGCGACGACCGTCGCGCGCGAACTGGAGACCGACCTCGGCACCTACGCCCCCAGCAAGCACCAGTGGGACGACGAGCGCGACGAGGGCCTCGACGGCTCGTTCTCGCGCAACTTCGCCCAGATTCGCGGGCGCGACTGCTACGTCGTCGACGACACCATCACCAGCGGCACCACGATGACCGAGACGATCCAGGCCATCCGGGAGCAGGGCGGTACCCCGGTCGCCTGCGTCGTCATGGCCGACAAGCGCGGCCTCGGCGACATCGAGGGCGTCCCGGTCTACTCGCTGATGCAGGTCATCCGCGTCGGCAGCGAGGAACCGTCGGAGTAG
- a CDS encoding Gfo/Idh/MocA family protein, whose protein sequence is MTAIEDLRLGFIGLGNIAHFHADAVREAGAIVAAGTDIEEAARRTFAEEYGAETFADPQEMFEAVDAVIVSTPNRFHEEYVVACLEAGVDVLVEKPLAHTLESAERVVEAAEDSDAFCMVGFHNRFRDPVKVLNQYRLDGDMGEVTHVEANYIRRRGVPGRGSWFTRKEVSGGGSVIDIGTHALDLGLHLMGFPEVHEVSAQTRSQFGTEEDYTYIDMWGEDQGSGAFDVDDSATALVRCEDGKTLSLEVAWASNRHPSQEMVIRGTGAGAHLDMATDSLEVLETTPQGASHHRDIEIETAGDEPHAVEEEYFLEHVARDEHPEMNTVEEAFVVQQIMDAIYRSSERGEAVTVR, encoded by the coding sequence ATGACGGCCATCGAAGACTTGCGCCTTGGGTTCATCGGCCTCGGGAACATCGCTCACTTCCACGCGGACGCGGTCCGCGAGGCCGGCGCCATCGTCGCGGCCGGGACCGACATCGAAGAGGCGGCGCGTCGAACGTTCGCCGAGGAGTACGGGGCGGAGACGTTCGCCGACCCCCAGGAGATGTTCGAGGCGGTGGACGCCGTCATCGTCTCGACGCCCAACCGCTTCCACGAGGAGTACGTCGTCGCCTGCCTCGAGGCGGGCGTGGACGTCCTCGTCGAGAAGCCACTCGCCCACACGCTCGAGAGCGCCGAGCGGGTCGTCGAGGCCGCCGAGGACTCCGACGCCTTCTGCATGGTCGGGTTCCACAACCGCTTCCGGGACCCGGTCAAGGTCCTCAACCAGTACCGCCTCGACGGCGACATGGGCGAGGTCACCCACGTCGAAGCCAACTACATCCGCCGCCGCGGCGTCCCCGGACGGGGGAGCTGGTTCACGCGAAAGGAGGTCTCCGGCGGCGGTTCCGTCATCGACATCGGAACCCACGCGCTCGACCTCGGCCTGCACCTGATGGGCTTCCCCGAGGTCCACGAGGTCTCCGCCCAGACCCGCTCGCAGTTCGGCACCGAGGAGGACTACACCTACATCGACATGTGGGGCGAGGACCAGGGCTCGGGCGCGTTCGACGTCGACGACTCCGCGACCGCCCTCGTTCGCTGCGAGGACGGCAAGACCCTCTCCCTCGAAGTCGCGTGGGCGTCGAACCGCCACCCCAGCCAGGAGATGGTGATCCGCGGCACCGGCGCCGGCGCGCACCTCGACATGGCCACCGACTCCCTTGAGGTGCTCGAGACGACGCCCCAGGGCGCCTCGCACCACCGGGACATCGAGATCGAGACCGCGGGCGACGAGCCCCACGCCGTCGAGGAGGAGTACTTCCTCGAACACGTCGCTCGCGACGAACACCCCGAGATGAACACCGTCGAGGAGGCGTTCGTCGTCCAGCAGATCATGGACGCCATCTACCGCTCCAGCGAGCGCGGCGAGGCCGTCACCGTCCGCTGA
- a CDS encoding carbohydrate ABC transporter permease has product MATDIDTDEPEGPLNRWTQRAIDDPERVYRALFYTAMLFFGVTTLFPFYWLLVLALTPNAQITGGGFLPEIDLFGADVPFPLPVPQGFNPEAFIAVFEQVPFHLYMLNSFTLAVSTTIIVLVVSSLAGYVFGRLEFPGRAILMLAILAISYFPPAAFVVPLYDVFSGNAVTIPFTDVPLFTSIELLNTPGAMVMPFSALFMPLSIFILTTFYAQIPDGLEDAARVEGTTRLGALFRVIMPLSAPGVASAAVLTFIAVYNEYFFSSIMATSPQPGNWSPIVGGILRYQTQYTTSFNLMAAASIVGVLPVVILVIVAQERIVSGLTAGALKE; this is encoded by the coding sequence ATGGCCACCGACATCGACACCGACGAACCGGAGGGACCGCTCAACAGGTGGACCCAGCGCGCTATCGACGACCCGGAGCGGGTCTACCGGGCGCTGTTCTACACGGCCATGCTGTTCTTCGGGGTCACCACGCTGTTCCCGTTCTACTGGCTGCTGGTGCTGGCACTGACGCCGAACGCGCAGATCACCGGCGGCGGGTTCCTCCCCGAGATCGACCTGTTCGGCGCGGACGTCCCGTTCCCGCTGCCCGTGCCACAGGGGTTCAACCCCGAGGCGTTCATCGCCGTCTTCGAGCAGGTCCCCTTCCACCTGTACATGCTGAACAGCTTCACGCTGGCCGTCTCGACGACGATCATCGTGCTGGTGGTCTCCAGCCTCGCCGGCTACGTCTTCGGCCGGCTGGAGTTCCCCGGCCGGGCGATCCTGATGCTCGCCATCCTGGCGATCAGCTACTTCCCCCCGGCGGCGTTCGTCGTCCCGCTGTACGACGTCTTCTCGGGGAACGCGGTGACCATCCCCTTCACCGACGTGCCGCTGTTCACGTCGATCGAGCTACTGAACACGCCGGGCGCGATGGTGATGCCGTTCAGCGCGCTGTTCATGCCGCTGTCGATCTTCATCCTGACGACGTTCTACGCGCAGATCCCCGACGGGCTGGAGGACGCCGCCCGCGTGGAGGGGACGACGCGGCTGGGCGCGCTGTTCCGCGTGATCATGCCGCTGTCCGCCCCCGGCGTCGCCAGCGCCGCCGTGCTGACGTTCATCGCCGTGTACAACGAGTACTTCTTCAGTTCGATCATGGCGACCTCGCCGCAGCCAGGTAACTGGTCGCCCATCGTGGGCGGCATCCTCCGGTACCAGACCCAGTACACCACGTCGTTCAACCTGATGGCGGCGGCCAGCATCGTCGGCGTCCTGCCCGTCGTCATCCTGGTGATCGTCGCGCAGGAGCGTATCGTCAGCGGACTGACCGCGGGAGCACTCAAGGAATAA
- a CDS encoding TrmB family transcriptional regulator yields the protein MNDDELIAVLEDAGLSPYQAETYVTLLDLGNASATDVADACDVPDPRIYDVLRDLESKGYIETYQQDTLTARAHDPEEVLDDLRSRSNRYLTAAEDIEDRWNQPALAEHEVSVVKRFDTVLSRAREVIGEAENQIQLSVTADQFELLADDLEAARDRGVYVKLSISSRAGRDALPDEETLAATCTEARYRDVPSTFLVLVDRNWTCFAPHEQSVNEYGVLVSDRAHAYVFHWFFRTCLWEIWETIYTERTADTPRTYVDLRACIRDIQPLVESGTTVRATVTGRDTETNAERTVSGEITGIEYSGESTEDDTLPLAELAGRASVTVDTGSGTVSVGGWGAVIEEIEATSVIVTDVE from the coding sequence ATGAACGACGACGAACTGATCGCGGTGCTTGAGGACGCCGGGCTCTCCCCCTATCAGGCCGAGACCTACGTCACGCTGCTGGACCTCGGCAACGCCTCGGCCACGGACGTCGCCGACGCGTGTGACGTCCCCGACCCGCGAATCTACGACGTCCTCCGGGACCTGGAGTCCAAGGGGTACATCGAGACCTACCAGCAGGACACCCTGACGGCCCGGGCCCACGACCCGGAAGAGGTGCTCGACGACCTCCGCTCGCGGTCGAACCGGTACCTGACCGCGGCGGAGGACATCGAGGACCGGTGGAACCAGCCGGCGCTGGCCGAACACGAGGTCAGCGTCGTCAAGCGGTTCGACACCGTGCTGTCCCGGGCCCGCGAGGTCATCGGGGAGGCGGAGAACCAGATCCAGCTCAGCGTGACCGCCGACCAGTTCGAACTGCTGGCAGACGACCTGGAGGCCGCGCGGGACCGCGGCGTCTACGTGAAACTGAGCATCTCCTCGCGCGCCGGCAGGGACGCCCTCCCCGACGAGGAGACGCTTGCGGCGACCTGTACCGAGGCGCGGTACCGCGACGTCCCGTCGACGTTCCTGGTGCTGGTCGACCGGAACTGGACCTGCTTCGCACCCCACGAGCAGTCCGTCAACGAATACGGCGTCCTCGTCAGCGATCGCGCACACGCGTACGTCTTCCACTGGTTCTTCCGCACCTGCCTCTGGGAGATCTGGGAGACGATCTACACGGAACGGACCGCGGACACGCCGCGCACCTACGTCGACCTGCGGGCCTGCATTCGAGACATCCAGCCGCTGGTGGAGTCCGGCACGACGGTCCGCGCGACTGTGACCGGCCGGGACACCGAGACGAACGCCGAGCGGACGGTCAGCGGGGAGATCACCGGGATCGAGTACTCCGGCGAGTCGACGGAGGACGACACCCTCCCGCTGGCCGAGCTCGCCGGCCGGGCGAGCGTCACCGTCGACACCGGTTCGGGGACGGTGTCCGTCGGCGGGTGGGGCGCGGTCATCGAGGAGATCGAGGCCACGTCGGTCATCGTCACCGACGTCGAGTGA
- the trmB gene encoding HTH-type sugar sensing transcriptional regulator TrmB, with protein MPGDDLRDAIERVITVFDLGEYEVTAYLAVLEHGELTASELADRTDIPQPRVYDTVRSLSDVGLVELKDTRPMKVLAIDPRDAFEGVQQSLDDLVDDLSQRYTEPTRKPEAVSLVKSKPTILRYLEDVIGAAEYELMLSLTPRLLERYADTLADRQSDGVAIEVVVSPAEEAPDPEAFDYQSVASTVKGRRGITTPIIAVADGSYSLYASRESVQGSNDRYGVIFNRSELGFLVSGFLNTVIWTTAEVITTDGDELAFPRKYGTIRRAISDLQSLSGDFYATVEGRDVESGEHWVLEGRIDEVEFGTNREVATMTVETDDGEVAVGDRVAAYEDIEAFEIAVGRNAPPGL; from the coding sequence ATGCCAGGCGACGACCTCCGGGACGCCATCGAGCGGGTGATCACCGTCTTCGACCTCGGGGAGTACGAGGTCACGGCGTACCTGGCGGTTCTGGAGCACGGCGAACTGACCGCGTCGGAGCTGGCCGACCGAACCGACATCCCGCAGCCCCGGGTCTACGACACCGTCCGGAGCCTCAGCGACGTGGGACTGGTCGAGCTGAAGGACACCCGGCCGATGAAGGTCCTCGCGATCGACCCGCGGGACGCCTTCGAGGGCGTTCAGCAGTCGCTCGACGACCTCGTCGACGACCTCTCCCAGCGCTACACCGAGCCCACCCGCAAGCCCGAGGCCGTGTCGCTGGTCAAGTCCAAGCCCACCATCCTCCGGTACCTTGAGGACGTCATCGGGGCCGCCGAGTACGAACTGATGCTCTCGCTGACGCCGCGACTGCTGGAGCGGTACGCGGACACGCTGGCCGACCGCCAGTCCGATGGCGTGGCCATCGAAGTCGTCGTCTCGCCCGCGGAAGAGGCGCCCGACCCCGAGGCGTTCGACTACCAGTCGGTCGCCTCGACGGTCAAGGGACGCCGCGGGATCACGACGCCGATAATCGCGGTGGCCGACGGCAGCTACTCGCTGTACGCGAGCCGCGAGAGCGTCCAGGGGAGCAACGACCGCTACGGCGTCATCTTCAACCGCTCCGAGCTGGGCTTTCTCGTCTCCGGCTTCCTCAACACGGTCATCTGGACCACCGCGGAGGTCATCACCACCGACGGCGACGAACTGGCCTTCCCGCGGAAGTACGGCACTATTAGGCGAGCCATCTCCGACCTCCAGTCGCTTTCGGGCGACTTCTACGCCACCGTCGAGGGCCGGGACGTCGAGTCGGGCGAGCACTGGGTCCTCGAGGGGCGGATCGACGAGGTGGAGTTCGGCACCAACCGAGAGGTCGCGACGATGACCGTCGAGACCGACGACGGCGAGGTCGCCGTCGGCGACCGCGTGGCCGCCTACGAGGACATCGAGGCGTTCGAGATCGCCGTCGGTCGGAACGCTCCCCCGGGGCTGTGA
- a CDS encoding dolichyl-phosphate hexose transferase, with product MQQQADQSGATDASDDEYTFDDLSVVMGTYNEEEAIGTVLSDIDEVTDGRAEVVCVDGSSDRTPEIARDHGARVIEQEPQGYGVAVREALLAAERPVVVTTDCDDTYPMERLPDFLDEINDGADVVSGDRLYWGADAMPDVNRLGNQAFALLASALMGDRVHDTTTGMRAYRREVIRKIRWTENTGLSAELLIRPLMRAYDVRERPIEYRERAGETKLDPLSGGAAIAKSIVKVCLEEQLR from the coding sequence ATGCAACAGCAGGCCGACCAGTCGGGCGCGACGGACGCGTCGGACGACGAGTACACGTTCGACGACCTGTCGGTCGTCATGGGCACGTACAACGAGGAGGAAGCCATCGGGACCGTCCTCTCGGACATCGACGAGGTCACGGACGGCCGGGCGGAGGTCGTCTGCGTCGACGGCTCCAGCGACCGGACGCCGGAGATCGCGCGCGACCACGGCGCCCGGGTCATCGAGCAGGAGCCCCAGGGGTACGGCGTGGCAGTCCGCGAGGCGCTGCTCGCGGCCGAGCGGCCCGTCGTCGTCACGACGGACTGCGACGACACCTATCCCATGGAGCGCCTGCCGGACTTCCTCGACGAGATCAACGACGGCGCCGACGTCGTCAGCGGGGACCGCCTCTACTGGGGCGCGGACGCCATGCCCGACGTCAACCGCCTGGGCAACCAGGCGTTCGCGCTGCTGGCGAGCGCCCTGATGGGCGACCGCGTCCACGACACGACCACGGGCATGCGCGCGTACAGGCGCGAAGTGATCCGGAAGATCCGATGGACCGAGAACACCGGACTCTCGGCGGAACTGCTCATCCGTCCCCTCATGCGGGCGTACGACGTGCGCGAGCGCCCCATCGAGTACCGCGAGCGCGCCGGGGAGACGAAGCTCGATCCCCTCTCCGGGGGCGCCGCCATCGCGAAGTCCATCGTCAAGGTCTGCCTGGAAGAACAGCTCCGGTAG
- a CDS encoding ABC transporter ATP-binding protein, with product MARVKLEHVTKRYDDGEGGVVAVDDMNLDIEDGEFVCLVGPSGCGKSTTMETIAGLTQPTEGTVYIGDRDVTRLPPKDRGVAMVFQNIALFPHMDVYDNISFGLRLRDFPQDEIDRRVEHAADIVQLEGMLDRMPDEMSGGQRQRVAIARAIVREPDVFLMDEPLANLDAKLRVHMRTELQRLHKELDTTIIYVTHDQAEAMTMSDRIAVIDSGELQQIAPPLVCYNQPANLFVAGFIGSPSMNFVEGTVDENGVQTEHFHVEFDPATIDGLGVGDQVTMGVRPENVHPSIETDEISHPSAPISAETDVLEPMGDEIFAYLLMGEGETSMAQETASSDQLLMSIDPDSPIEEGQEIDVVLDREKIHLFHAATGDALTHNLVAPASGGATDTRAETDD from the coding sequence ATGGCACGAGTCAAACTCGAACACGTCACGAAGCGCTACGACGACGGCGAAGGCGGTGTCGTCGCCGTCGACGACATGAACCTCGACATCGAGGACGGCGAGTTCGTCTGTCTCGTCGGCCCCTCGGGCTGCGGGAAGTCGACGACGATGGAGACCATCGCCGGCCTGACCCAGCCCACAGAGGGCACGGTCTACATCGGCGACCGCGACGTGACGAGGCTACCGCCGAAGGACCGCGGAGTGGCGATGGTGTTCCAGAACATCGCCCTGTTCCCGCACATGGACGTCTACGACAACATCAGCTTCGGGCTGCGCCTGCGGGACTTCCCGCAGGACGAGATCGACCGCCGCGTCGAGCACGCCGCGGACATCGTCCAGCTAGAGGGCATGCTCGATCGGATGCCCGACGAGATGTCCGGCGGGCAGCGCCAGCGCGTCGCCATCGCCCGCGCCATCGTCCGCGAGCCCGACGTCTTCCTCATGGACGAGCCGCTGGCCAACCTCGACGCCAAGCTGCGGGTCCACATGCGCACGGAGCTCCAGCGCCTGCACAAGGAACTGGACACCACGATCATCTACGTCACCCACGACCAGGCCGAGGCGATGACCATGTCCGATCGGATCGCCGTCATCGACTCCGGCGAACTCCAGCAGATCGCCCCGCCGCTGGTCTGTTACAACCAGCCCGCGAACCTCTTCGTCGCCGGGTTCATCGGCTCGCCGTCGATGAACTTCGTCGAGGGGACCGTCGACGAGAACGGCGTCCAGACCGAGCACTTCCACGTCGAGTTCGACCCCGCCACCATCGACGGGCTGGGGGTCGGCGACCAGGTGACGATGGGCGTCCGCCCCGAGAACGTCCACCCGTCGATCGAGACCGACGAGATCTCGCACCCATCGGCGCCGATCAGCGCCGAGACGGACGTCCTCGAGCCGATGGGCGACGAGATCTTCGCCTACCTGCTGATGGGCGAGGGCGAGACCTCGATGGCCCAGGAGACGGCCTCCAGTGACCAGTTGCTGATGTCGATCGACCCCGACTCACCGATCGAGGAGGGCCAGGAGATCGACGTCGTCCTCGACCGGGAGAAGATCCACCTGTTCCACGCGGCGACCGGCGACGCGCTGACCCACAACCTCGTCGCGCCCGCCAGCGGCGGGGCGACCGACACGCGCGCGGAGACTGACGACTGA
- a CDS encoding glucose 1-dehydrogenase, translating into MRAVAIRRGSDEPELIEKPRPEPADGEALVRTLRVGVDGTDHEVLSGSHGGFPEGEDHMVLGHEAVGRVEDPNGTGLEAGQLVVPTVRRKPDGETNEYFRRGEPDMAPDGAYHERGIVGDHGYMSEYFTSPADFLVPIPEALARHGVFVEPLSNTEKALEHARASRSAFEWNPESAAVLGNGPLGLLTLWQLTQEFDRTYCLGRRDRPDPTLEFIDEVGATYVDSRETPVDEIPDEYEALDFVYEATGYAPHAFQTIRALAPNGVGALLGIPDSWEFEVDGGQLHNDLVLHNKCLLGSVNAGVRHFEGAAETVSAMPEDLLDHLITTVTDPEDVAPAFEDGDDQIKAVVEFESP; encoded by the coding sequence ATGAGAGCCGTTGCTATCCGTCGCGGGAGCGACGAACCGGAACTGATCGAGAAGCCCCGGCCGGAGCCGGCCGACGGGGAGGCGCTCGTCCGGACGCTCCGGGTCGGCGTCGACGGCACCGACCACGAGGTCCTCAGTGGGTCCCACGGCGGCTTCCCCGAGGGCGAGGACCACATGGTCCTCGGCCACGAGGCCGTGGGCCGCGTCGAGGACCCCAACGGCACCGGGCTCGAGGCGGGCCAGCTGGTCGTCCCGACCGTCCGCCGGAAGCCCGACGGCGAGACCAACGAGTACTTCCGCCGCGGCGAGCCGGACATGGCCCCCGACGGTGCCTACCACGAGCGGGGCATCGTCGGCGACCACGGCTACATGTCCGAGTACTTCACCAGCCCGGCGGACTTCCTGGTCCCGATTCCCGAGGCCCTCGCCCGACACGGCGTCTTCGTCGAGCCCCTCTCGAACACCGAGAAGGCGCTGGAACACGCGCGCGCCTCGCGGTCGGCCTTCGAGTGGAACCCCGAGTCCGCCGCCGTCCTCGGCAACGGCCCGCTCGGACTGCTGACGCTGTGGCAGCTGACCCAGGAGTTCGACCGCACCTACTGCCTGGGCCGGCGCGACCGGCCCGACCCGACGCTCGAGTTCATCGACGAGGTCGGCGCGACCTACGTCGACTCGCGGGAGACGCCCGTCGACGAGATTCCCGACGAGTACGAGGCGCTGGACTTCGTCTACGAGGCCACGGGCTACGCGCCCCACGCGTTCCAGACGATCCGGGCGCTCGCGCCCAACGGCGTCGGCGCGCTGCTGGGCATCCCCGACTCCTGGGAGTTCGAGGTCGACGGCGGCCAGCTCCACAACGACCTCGTGTTGCACAACAAGTGCCTCCTCGGCTCGGTCAACGCCGGCGTGCGCCACTTCGAGGGCGCGGCCGAGACCGTCTCCGCGATGCCGGAGGACCTCCTGGATCACCTCATCACGACCGTCACCGACCCCGAAGACGTCGCCCCGGCCTTCGAGGACGGCGACGACCAGATCAAGGCCGTCGTCGAGTTCGAGTCGCCCTAG